In one Thioclava sp. ES.031 genomic region, the following are encoded:
- a CDS encoding aminotransferase class III-fold pyridoxal phosphate-dependent enzyme has protein sequence MKDENFLKERNARSIWHPMAHPADSQKNLPEIIVAGDGVTITDVDGHKTVDGVGGLWNVNLGFSCQPVKDAIAAQLDRLPYYSIFRGTTNDAVIELGEMLAEFFAPDGLERAFYTSGGSDSVEIALRLARQYHKLRGEAGRVKYLSLKKGYHGTHTLGASVNGNSNFRTQYEPLMPGCYHIPAPYTYRNPFNESDPEKLAQLCLAALEDEIKFQGAETIAAMIMEPILGAGGVIVPHESFMPGVRAICDKYGILLVADEVITAFGRTGAWSGSRLWGVQPDMMTTAKAITNGYFPFGAVMISGRVAEVFESDTTGKAAIGSGYTYSGHPVGAAAAIACLKETQALNVKDNAAARGAQLYEGLFDLKKKHDIVGDVRGGRGLMCALELVSDRATKAPIDKASIAKVHRGAYETGAMVRISGNNVILSPSLIVTEGNIATILGALDAGLSAV, from the coding sequence ATGAAAGACGAGAATTTCCTGAAAGAGCGCAACGCCCGTTCGATCTGGCACCCGATGGCTCACCCGGCGGACAGCCAGAAGAATCTGCCCGAGATCATCGTGGCGGGCGACGGTGTGACGATCACCGATGTCGATGGCCACAAGACGGTCGACGGTGTGGGCGGGCTTTGGAACGTCAATCTTGGGTTCTCGTGCCAGCCGGTGAAGGACGCCATTGCCGCACAGCTCGACCGTCTGCCCTATTACTCGATCTTTCGCGGCACCACGAATGACGCGGTGATCGAACTGGGGGAGATGCTGGCCGAGTTCTTCGCCCCCGACGGGCTGGAGCGCGCGTTCTACACCTCGGGCGGTTCGGATTCGGTCGAGATCGCGCTGCGTCTTGCGCGGCAATATCACAAGCTGCGCGGCGAGGCGGGCCGGGTGAAATACCTCTCGCTCAAGAAGGGCTATCACGGCACCCATACGCTGGGCGCAAGCGTCAACGGCAACTCCAATTTCCGCACTCAGTACGAACCGCTGATGCCGGGCTGCTACCACATCCCGGCGCCCTATACCTACCGCAACCCCTTCAACGAATCCGATCCTGAGAAGCTGGCGCAGCTCTGCCTCGCCGCGCTGGAAGACGAGATCAAGTTCCAGGGCGCCGAGACAATCGCCGCAATGATCATGGAGCCGATCCTCGGGGCAGGGGGCGTGATCGTGCCGCATGAGAGTTTCATGCCCGGCGTGCGGGCGATCTGCGACAAATACGGCATTCTGCTGGTCGCCGATGAGGTGATCACCGCCTTCGGTCGCACGGGGGCCTGGTCGGGCTCGCGGCTCTGGGGTGTGCAGCCGGATATGATGACGACCGCCAAGGCGATCACGAACGGGTATTTCCCCTTCGGCGCCGTGATGATTTCGGGCCGCGTGGCCGAAGTGTTCGAATCCGATACCACCGGCAAGGCGGCGATCGGCTCGGGCTACACCTATTCGGGCCATCCGGTCGGCGCGGCAGCGGCCATTGCCTGCCTGAAAGAGACGCAGGCGCTCAACGTCAAGGACAACGCCGCCGCGCGTGGGGCCCAGCTCTATGAAGGGTTGTTCGATCTCAAGAAAAAGCACGACATCGTGGGTGACGTGCGTGGCGGACGTGGTCTCATGTGCGCGCTGGAACTGGTCTCGGATCGCGCGACCAAGGCGCCGATCGACAAGGCCAGCATCGCCAAGGTTCATCGCGGTGCCTACGAGACGGGCGCGATGGTTCGGATCTCGGGCAATAACGTGATCCTGTCCCCCTCGCTGATCGTGACCGAAGGGAACATCGCCACGATCCTCGGCGCGCTCGACGCAGGGCTGTCGGCGGTCTGA
- a CDS encoding HAD-IA family hydrolase, whose translation MAERALVLDFGGVISRTLFETHDLTEAALGLASGSLTWRGPFEPQTDPLWRAMQADEISERDYWRQRTQEVAALVGRDWSEMSDFVRAARGASSADVIRPEFLAAIDKAEAAGCCLAILSNELDLFYGADFREKLPFLRRFDAVIDATYTKILKPDPRAYHGVLEALDLPAEACVFVDDQLRNIRGAEAVGMIPVHFDVQSPAQGYATALRLLGL comes from the coding sequence ATGGCTGAGCGCGCGCTCGTGCTCGACTTCGGTGGCGTGATCTCACGCACGCTGTTCGAAACGCATGATCTGACCGAGGCTGCGTTGGGTCTTGCGTCGGGAAGCTTGACCTGGCGCGGTCCGTTCGAGCCTCAGACCGACCCGCTCTGGCGCGCGATGCAGGCGGATGAAATCTCGGAGCGCGACTATTGGCGTCAGCGCACGCAGGAAGTGGCGGCTCTGGTCGGACGCGACTGGAGCGAGATGTCCGATTTCGTGCGCGCGGCGCGCGGGGCGAGCTCTGCCGATGTGATCCGCCCGGAATTCCTAGCAGCGATCGACAAGGCTGAGGCTGCAGGGTGCTGCCTCGCGATCCTGTCCAACGAGCTCGATCTGTTCTACGGCGCGGATTTTCGCGAGAAGCTGCCCTTCCTTCGCCGGTTCGATGCTGTGATCGACGCGACCTATACCAAGATTCTGAAACCCGATCCGCGCGCCTATCATGGTGTGCTTGAGGCGCTCGACCTTCCGGCCGAAGCCTGCGTTTTCGTCGATGACCAGCTGCGCAACATTCGCGGCGCCGAGGCCGTCGGCATGATCCCCGTTCACTTCGATGTGCAATCTCCCGCTCAGGGCTACGCCACCGCGCTGCGCCTGCTGGGCCTATGA
- a CDS encoding IclR family transcriptional regulator, producing the protein MSGLLFEPLVSNILASGFLFCQRFSCNERNFYGRLPKGAMGTITKALELLNYISTQRPEIGLSEYVRLTQRDKATVHRHLVELAECGFLEQNPETRGYRLGPAILRLYGVREANMPLRSVLRPFIEGMAQEVGELVHVSLLQGQQLSPVVHHDPRLHGTQVAFDESQLLPLHATASGLVMLCFGGDDLRARVLDAPLESFTAQTVVDPDSLREKLAECRANGSVWVEKGFDDEVSSLAGPIFGLGGAVIGAVSIAVPSSRAGSEKRAAMVEALRKWVPRLSELMGGSLPADYQQREVTHG; encoded by the coding sequence TTGAGTGGTTTATTATTTGAACCGTTGGTGTCAAATATTCTTGCATCGGGTTTTCTTTTCTGTCAACGTTTCAGTTGCAACGAACGGAATTTTTACGGGAGGCTGCCAAAGGGCGCGATGGGAACGATCACAAAGGCATTGGAATTGCTGAATTATATCTCCACTCAGCGCCCCGAGATCGGGCTCAGCGAATATGTTCGTCTCACGCAGCGCGATAAGGCTACGGTGCACCGTCATCTCGTCGAATTGGCCGAATGCGGCTTTCTCGAACAGAACCCGGAGACCCGTGGCTATCGGCTGGGCCCCGCGATTCTGCGTCTCTACGGGGTGCGCGAGGCGAATATGCCGCTGCGTTCGGTGTTGCGTCCTTTTATCGAAGGGATGGCGCAGGAAGTCGGCGAGCTGGTCCATGTCTCTCTGTTGCAAGGCCAGCAGCTTTCGCCGGTCGTGCATCATGATCCGCGCCTGCACGGGACGCAGGTCGCTTTCGACGAGTCGCAGCTTCTGCCTCTGCACGCGACAGCCTCTGGCTTGGTGATGCTTTGCTTCGGCGGAGACGATCTGCGGGCGCGGGTTCTGGATGCGCCGCTGGAGAGCTTCACCGCCCAGACCGTCGTCGACCCTGATAGCCTGCGCGAAAAGCTGGCGGAATGCCGTGCCAATGGCAGTGTGTGGGTGGAGAAGGGCTTCGACGACGAGGTTTCCTCCCTTGCTGGTCCGATCTTCGGGCTTGGCGGTGCGGTGATCGGCGCGGTTTCGATCGCGGTTCCTTCGTCGCGCGCGGGGTCCGAGAAGCGCGCAGCTATGGTGGAGGCTCTGCGAAAATGGGTGCCCCGACTGTCCGAGCTCATGGGCGGTTCGCTTCCTGCGGATTATCAACAACGCGAGGTGACGCATGGCTGA
- a CDS encoding tripartite tricarboxylate transporter substrate binding protein, with protein MTSTFKLLAGALALGLPLAAGLPAQAEYPEKPVEFVVPFPPGDLEDVLTRMIADEFQKTYGVPAAVVNKPGGGGGPFPGAAEVAQAPADGYTVGSFVIDVPVVGPSVGIPALSPDPFEPVGIFLTYPFVIAASKDAPYATIDELAGYAKDHDVALGHFGSFLIPTQVTFALAKKKGFDFGSEAAFDALDCNTLASGDADVINTTLQLILPCLGDVNVMASIGEKRIPLTPDTPTVGELEPDLDLALWDGLFVKKGTPEDVREKIAAVAEKVMSSDKAKELADQTGALIYWQDAATATQRIAHDSETLGTIDGLINGE; from the coding sequence ATGACTTCGACCTTCAAGCTGCTGGCAGGGGCGCTCGCCCTCGGCCTCCCGCTTGCCGCGGGCCTGCCCGCGCAGGCCGAATACCCCGAGAAACCCGTCGAATTCGTCGTCCCGTTCCCGCCGGGCGATCTGGAAGACGTGCTGACCCGGATGATCGCGGACGAGTTCCAGAAGACCTATGGCGTTCCCGCTGCGGTGGTGAACAAGCCCGGCGGCGGCGGCGGCCCCTTCCCCGGCGCGGCCGAAGTCGCGCAGGCTCCGGCCGATGGCTACACGGTCGGCTCGTTCGTGATTGACGTGCCCGTGGTCGGCCCCTCGGTTGGCATCCCCGCGCTCAGCCCCGATCCTTTCGAGCCGGTGGGCATTTTCCTGACCTACCCGTTCGTCATCGCCGCCTCAAAGGACGCACCCTATGCAACGATCGACGAGCTGGCCGGCTATGCGAAGGACCACGACGTCGCACTCGGCCACTTCGGCTCTTTCCTGATCCCGACGCAGGTGACCTTCGCACTCGCGAAGAAAAAGGGCTTCGATTTCGGATCCGAAGCGGCGTTCGACGCGCTTGACTGCAACACGCTGGCTTCGGGCGACGCGGACGTGATCAACACCACCCTGCAACTGATCCTGCCCTGCCTCGGCGATGTGAACGTGATGGCCTCGATCGGCGAAAAGCGTATTCCGCTGACGCCCGACACGCCGACGGTCGGTGAATTGGAACCGGATCTCGACCTGGCGCTGTGGGATGGCCTCTTCGTCAAGAAAGGCACTCCTGAGGACGTGCGCGAAAAGATCGCTGCCGTCGCCGAAAAAGTCATGAGCTCGGACAAGGCCAAGGAGCTGGCCGATCAAACGGGTGCGCTGATCTACTGGCAAGATGCCGCGACCGCGACCCAGCGCATCGCCCATGACAGTGAAACCCTCGGCACGATCGATGGTCTCATCAATGGCGAATGA
- a CDS encoding tripartite tricarboxylate transporter TctB family protein: MANEPSSPGPARETPPRAGARFARAIRTKNLEDLFKRYRRPGDMAFAVLFFALSIGLLIALPWQTEWVKRTKTYAQPAFWPMISIIAMVVFSMFHLLGSFVSERIPGRWREVMQWLRSLEYAVWFMAYVALVPLIGYLPATILFSCAMTLRLGYRGWRWMLISVLFSVVVVVLFKSFLQVKIPAGLIYEAAPAPFRAILMTYF, translated from the coding sequence ATGGCGAATGAGCCATCCTCTCCAGGCCCCGCGCGCGAGACCCCTCCGCGCGCGGGCGCCCGCTTTGCTCGGGCGATCCGCACCAAGAACCTGGAGGATCTGTTCAAGCGCTATCGCCGTCCCGGTGACATGGCCTTCGCCGTGCTGTTCTTCGCGCTCTCCATCGGTTTGTTGATCGCCCTGCCGTGGCAGACCGAATGGGTCAAGCGCACGAAGACCTACGCGCAACCCGCCTTCTGGCCGATGATCTCGATCATCGCGATGGTTGTATTCAGCATGTTTCACCTTCTCGGCTCGTTCGTCTCGGAGCGCATTCCCGGCCGATGGCGCGAAGTCATGCAATGGCTACGCTCGCTCGAATATGCGGTGTGGTTCATGGCCTATGTCGCGCTGGTCCCGCTCATCGGATACCTGCCCGCCACGATCCTCTTCAGCTGCGCGATGACGCTGCGTCTGGGATACCGCGGCTGGCGCTGGATGCTGATCTCTGTCCTGTTCTCGGTCGTCGTCGTGGTGCTTTTCAAAAGCTTCCTGCAAGTCAAAATCCCCGCCGGGCTGATTTACGAGGCCGCCCCTGCGCCCTTCCGCGCAATTCTAATGACCTACTTCTAA
- a CDS encoding tripartite tricarboxylate transporter permease, translating into MDMLLSGAEMLMRLDVMVALLIGSIGGVIIGAIPGVGPAVAIAILLPATFAMPPLVGLTMLLGIYGSSMFGGSLPAILINTPGTAVNALTTYDGHPMTKKGEALRALGLAYGASFFGGVASIIALILLSPVLAKVAPMFGSREIFLAALLGIVLVILAHRGQTFAAGMLAAFGIFLQTVGLEPVKYTMRFTFGFDFLNSGFDLIVVVLGLFALSQAFLLLIEPESAPHAQRIEGSMGRAMMGVLRHKRVAGFAASCGVMMGMIPGVGEFTAQFLSYTYAQKTSMTPEEFGKGSPEGLIASEAANNAVPAAAMIPLLALGIPGEALTAMMLSVFYVHNVIPGPQLFQNKLDFVYALYIAMILLNIIVVLFMLVSSNWLLKIIQIPTRFLGMMILVLSFVGVYSLRNSIVDCAIAAAFGVLGLILKRQNLPIVPIVLGMVLGGIMETKLRSSMARVHVPIDFFDRPIAAILGLAIGGLLIAHFASLYRERQNREPESVHDHDMHDSFTR; encoded by the coding sequence ATGGACATGCTGCTTTCCGGCGCAGAGATGCTGATGCGCCTCGACGTTATGGTCGCTCTCTTGATCGGTTCGATTGGCGGGGTGATCATCGGTGCGATCCCCGGCGTCGGCCCGGCCGTCGCAATCGCCATCCTGCTGCCCGCGACCTTTGCGATGCCGCCGCTGGTCGGCTTGACCATGCTTCTGGGCATCTACGGGTCGTCAATGTTCGGCGGGTCGCTGCCCGCAATCCTGATCAACACGCCCGGCACGGCGGTCAACGCGCTGACCACCTATGACGGTCACCCGATGACGAAGAAGGGCGAGGCGTTGCGCGCGCTTGGCCTCGCCTATGGAGCCTCGTTCTTCGGCGGCGTCGCCTCAATCATCGCTCTGATCCTGCTCTCACCGGTGCTGGCGAAAGTCGCACCGATGTTCGGCTCGCGCGAGATTTTCCTGGCCGCACTTCTGGGCATCGTCCTGGTGATCCTCGCCCATCGCGGCCAGACCTTCGCGGCCGGAATGTTGGCGGCCTTCGGAATCTTTCTGCAGACCGTCGGACTGGAGCCCGTCAAATACACGATGCGCTTCACCTTTGGTTTCGACTTCCTGAATTCGGGCTTTGATCTGATCGTGGTGGTTCTGGGGCTTTTCGCGCTGAGCCAAGCCTTCCTCCTGCTGATCGAGCCGGAATCGGCACCGCATGCGCAACGCATCGAAGGCTCGATGGGACGGGCGATGATGGGCGTCCTACGCCACAAAAGGGTGGCGGGCTTTGCTGCCAGCTGCGGCGTGATGATGGGGATGATCCCCGGCGTCGGCGAGTTCACCGCGCAGTTCCTGTCCTACACCTACGCACAGAAAACCTCGATGACGCCCGAGGAATTCGGCAAAGGCAGCCCCGAAGGCCTGATCGCCTCGGAGGCCGCCAACAACGCGGTGCCTGCCGCTGCGATGATCCCGCTGCTGGCGCTCGGCATCCCGGGCGAAGCGCTCACCGCGATGATGCTGTCGGTCTTCTACGTCCACAACGTGATCCCCGGCCCGCAGCTGTTCCAGAACAAGCTCGATTTCGTCTACGCGCTCTATATCGCGATGATCCTGCTCAACATCATCGTGGTGCTGTTCATGCTCGTCTCGTCGAACTGGCTACTCAAGATCATCCAGATTCCGACGCGTTTCCTTGGCATGATGATCCTCGTTCTTAGCTTCGTCGGCGTCTATTCACTGCGCAACTCGATTGTGGACTGCGCGATTGCTGCGGCATTTGGCGTCCTCGGACTGATCCTGAAACGGCAAAACCTGCCGATCGTCCCGATCGTTCTGGGCATGGTCCTGGGCGGCATCATGGAGACCAAGTTGCGGTCGTCGATGGCGCGCGTGCACGTGCCGATCGACTTCTTCGACCGTCCGATCGCGGCAATCCTCGGATTGGCCATCGGCGGACTTCTGATCGCCCATTTCGCGAGCCTTTACCGCGAGCGCCAGAACCGCGAGCCAGAGAGCGTGCACGATCACGACATGCATGACAGTTTCACGAGGTAA
- a CDS encoding aldehyde dehydrogenase, whose translation MLDTDKIAALRSADIPPALHLIEGAAQPASDGGTLAVISPLDGREITTLARGTTTDAEAAIASARAAFDDGRWSGLAPAARKAVLLKWAALIEANALKLAVLGVRDNGTEIGMALKAEPFSAAATIRYYAEAIDKIYGEIAPTAPDALGLVHREPVGVVGAIVPWNFPLMIGAWKLGPALAAGNTVVLKPAETASLTLRRIADLALEAGMPPGVFNVVLGEGAVVGEAMALSMQIDVMVFTGSGPVGRRLLENAAKSNLKRVFLELGGKSPNIVFADAPDLDTAVKVAANGIFRNSGQVCIAGSRLLVERSIHDAFVEKLRAFTETMQVGDPLDPATQAGAVNSARQLEQNLRFVSEAEAAGRQVYGGKRIREETGGFFMEPTIVTGVAPDDPIAQREVFGPVLAVIPFDTEEEALRIANGTDYGLAAAVWTADLSRAHRMIRGIHAGVVHVNTYGGSDLTVPLGGVKQSGNGHDKSLHAFDKYLDLKTAWIKL comes from the coding sequence ATGCTCGATACTGACAAGATCGCGGCGCTGCGTAGCGCCGACATCCCCCCTGCCCTGCATCTGATCGAGGGCGCGGCACAGCCCGCCTCGGACGGTGGCACATTGGCGGTGATCTCACCGCTCGACGGGCGCGAGATCACCACGCTGGCGCGCGGCACGACCACCGATGCCGAAGCCGCAATCGCCAGCGCACGCGCAGCCTTCGATGACGGGCGCTGGTCGGGGCTGGCCCCGGCTGCACGCAAGGCAGTGCTGCTGAAATGGGCCGCGTTGATCGAGGCCAACGCGCTGAAGCTTGCCGTTCTCGGCGTGCGCGACAACGGCACCGAGATCGGCATGGCACTGAAGGCCGAGCCGTTCTCCGCCGCCGCAACGATCCGCTACTATGCCGAGGCCATCGACAAGATTTATGGCGAGATAGCCCCCACCGCGCCCGATGCGTTGGGGCTGGTGCATCGCGAACCGGTGGGCGTGGTCGGCGCGATCGTACCATGGAACTTCCCGCTGATGATCGGCGCATGGAAGCTGGGCCCGGCGCTGGCGGCGGGAAATACGGTCGTTCTGAAACCGGCCGAGACCGCGTCGCTCACGTTGCGCCGCATCGCCGACCTGGCGCTCGAGGCCGGGATGCCGCCGGGCGTGTTCAACGTCGTGCTGGGCGAAGGAGCGGTGGTCGGCGAAGCGATGGCTCTGTCGATGCAGATCGACGTGATGGTGTTCACCGGCTCGGGTCCGGTCGGGCGGCGTCTGCTGGAGAACGCCGCGAAATCGAACCTCAAACGCGTCTTTCTGGAACTGGGTGGCAAATCGCCCAATATCGTCTTTGCCGATGCGCCCGATCTGGACACGGCGGTGAAGGTCGCGGCCAACGGCATCTTCCGCAATTCCGGCCAAGTCTGCATCGCGGGGTCTCGGCTGCTGGTCGAGCGGTCGATCCATGACGCCTTCGTCGAGAAGCTGCGTGCCTTCACCGAGACGATGCAGGTGGGCGATCCGCTCGATCCGGCGACGCAGGCCGGAGCGGTGAACTCCGCCCGCCAGCTGGAACAGAACCTCCGCTTCGTCAGCGAGGCCGAAGCCGCGGGCCGGCAGGTCTACGGCGGCAAGCGCATCCGTGAAGAGACAGGCGGGTTCTTCATGGAGCCCACGATCGTCACCGGGGTCGCCCCCGACGATCCGATCGCACAGCGCGAAGTCTTCGGCCCGGTTCTGGCAGTGATCCCGTTCGACACCGAAGAAGAGGCCCTGCGCATCGCCAACGGCACCGATTACGGGCTGGCCGCGGCCGTCTGGACCGCAGACCTGAGCCGCGCGCACCGGATGATCCGGGGCATCCACGCGGGCGTCGTGCATGTGAACACCTATGGCGGATCCGACCTGACCGTGCCCTTGGGCGGGGTCAAGCAGTCGGGAAACGGGCATGACAAGTCACTGCATGCGTTCGATAAATATCTCGATCTGAAAACCGCTTGGATCAAACTGTAA
- a CDS encoding Tm-1-like ATP-binding domain-containing protein encodes MTDRTILVVGTYDTKDDELTYLREAIEAQGGRVLRMDVSVLGAPSTPVEYSKHQVAEAGGSSIEAAIASGDENHAMQIMARGGATLVAQLHAEGLFDGMVVLGGTMGTDLALDLCAALPIGVPKYIVSTVSFSPLLPPERIAADVQMILWAGGLYGLNSICKASLSQAAGAVLGAARAVERPDRSKPLIGMTSFGKSFLKYMVTLKPELEARGYEVAVFHATGMGGRAFESLAAQGAFACVFDFATQEIGNHLHGSSISAGADRMTNAGASGTPQIVAPACHDLVDMVGWQPLPDKWKDHPSHAHNRLLTSVVLDNAERRAVARAHCEKLAGARGPTALLLPLGGVHELDRPGHDLHDPEGLAGFFDEIRACAPDNVALHEVKAHINDPDFPAAALEIFDAWREEGLVKG; translated from the coding sequence ATGACTGATCGCACCATTCTCGTTGTCGGCACTTACGACACCAAGGACGATGAACTGACCTATCTGCGCGAGGCAATCGAGGCACAGGGCGGGCGTGTCCTGCGTATGGACGTCTCGGTTCTCGGCGCCCCCTCGACCCCGGTCGAATACAGCAAGCATCAGGTGGCCGAAGCGGGCGGCTCTTCTATAGAGGCTGCGATTGCGAGCGGCGACGAAAACCATGCGATGCAGATCATGGCGCGCGGGGGCGCGACGCTGGTCGCGCAACTCCACGCCGAGGGCCTGTTCGACGGAATGGTCGTGCTGGGCGGAACGATGGGCACCGATCTGGCGCTCGACCTATGTGCGGCGCTGCCGATCGGGGTGCCGAAATATATCGTCTCGACGGTCTCTTTCTCACCGCTTCTGCCGCCCGAACGGATCGCGGCGGATGTCCAGATGATCCTCTGGGCGGGCGGGCTTTACGGGCTGAACTCGATCTGCAAAGCCTCGCTCAGTCAGGCGGCGGGCGCGGTTCTGGGCGCGGCCCGAGCGGTGGAACGGCCCGATCGTTCGAAACCGCTGATCGGGATGACGTCCTTCGGGAAATCCTTCCTGAAATACATGGTCACGCTGAAGCCCGAACTCGAAGCGCGCGGCTACGAGGTCGCGGTATTTCACGCCACGGGCATGGGCGGGCGCGCCTTTGAGAGCCTCGCGGCACAGGGGGCCTTTGCTTGCGTCTTCGACTTTGCCACGCAGGAAATCGGCAACCACCTGCATGGCTCGTCCATCAGCGCGGGTGCCGACCGGATGACGAATGCAGGCGCCTCGGGCACGCCGCAGATCGTCGCCCCTGCCTGTCACGATCTGGTCGATATGGTCGGCTGGCAGCCCCTGCCCGACAAATGGAAAGATCATCCGAGTCACGCGCATAACCGGCTGCTGACCTCGGTCGTGCTCGATAATGCGGAGCGCCGGGCGGTGGCGCGTGCGCATTGCGAGAAATTGGCTGGGGCAAGGGGACCGACCGCGCTGCTGCTGCCCTTGGGCGGGGTGCACGAACTGGACCGCCCCGGCCACGATCTGCACGACCCCGAGGGGCTGGCGGGCTTTTTCGACGAAATCCGCGCCTGCGCGCCCGACAATGTCGCATTGCACGAGGTGAAGGCCCATATCAACGACCCCGACTTCCCCGCAGCCGCGCTTGAGATCTTCGACGCGTGGCGCGAGGAGGGGCTGGTTAAGGGCTGA
- the pcaG gene encoding protocatechuate 3,4-dioxygenase subunit alpha has translation MVQKLETLQETPSQTAGPYVHIGLMPTYAGNAGAYDQEIGESPIAEGVQGEVIEIVGSVYDGTGWALRDAMIESWQPDAEGRFPGQEGADPAVLGLCRFAADAESGEFTLRTVKPGAVKGRGGKVSAPHISLWIVARGINIGLNTRIYFEDEDNSADPLLARIEQRPRVETLIAKKEGPGRYRFDIRLQGEGETVFLDL, from the coding sequence ATGGTCCAGAAACTCGAAACGCTTCAAGAAACCCCGTCGCAGACCGCAGGGCCTTACGTCCATATCGGGCTGATGCCGACCTATGCGGGCAATGCGGGCGCCTACGACCAAGAGATCGGCGAAAGCCCGATCGCCGAGGGCGTGCAGGGCGAAGTCATCGAAATCGTAGGCTCGGTCTATGATGGCACCGGCTGGGCGTTGCGCGACGCGATGATCGAAAGCTGGCAACCCGACGCAGAGGGCCGCTTCCCCGGTCAGGAAGGCGCCGATCCGGCGGTCCTGGGCCTGTGCCGGTTCGCGGCGGATGCCGAGAGTGGCGAATTCACCCTGCGCACGGTCAAGCCCGGCGCGGTCAAGGGGCGCGGCGGCAAGGTGAGCGCGCCGCATATTTCGCTCTGGATCGTGGCACGCGGGATCAATATCGGCCTCAACACCCGGATCTATTTCGAGGATGAGGACAACTCCGCGGATCCGCTTCTGGCCCGGATCGAGCAGCGCCCGCGAGTCGAGACCCTGATCGCGAAGAAGGAAGGTCCGGGGCGTTACCGCTTCGACATCCGGCTTCAGGGTGAGGGCGAGACGGTGTTCCTCGACCTCTGA
- the pcaH gene encoding protocatechuate 3,4-dioxygenase subunit beta: MNDLGPLIPRNRAIHPTPYDPAYKTSVSRSPNLPLLSMESSPSEETGPTFGHNRFGALDNNLILNWTKGAAPAVGERIMMHGRVLDENARPVPNTLIEIWQANAGGRYRHKKDTYFAPLDPNFGGCGRTMTDENGYYQFLTIRPGAYPWPNRGNDWRPMHIHISVYGHSFGQRLITQMYFEGDPLIDHCPIAATIKSRSQLDRLVAPLDLAHSRPLDFLAYKFDIVLRGRRQTMFENKLEGM; the protein is encoded by the coding sequence ATGAATGACCTAGGCCCCCTGATCCCGCGCAACCGCGCGATCCACCCGACCCCCTATGATCCGGCTTATAAGACGAGCGTGTCGCGCTCGCCCAACCTGCCGCTGCTGTCGATGGAGAGCAGCCCCTCCGAAGAGACCGGGCCGACCTTCGGGCACAACCGCTTCGGTGCGCTCGACAACAACCTGATCCTGAACTGGACCAAGGGAGCGGCGCCTGCGGTGGGGGAACGGATCATGATGCATGGCCGTGTCCTCGACGAGAATGCGCGTCCGGTGCCCAACACGCTGATCGAGATCTGGCAGGCCAATGCGGGCGGCCGCTACCGGCACAAGAAGGACACCTATTTCGCGCCGCTCGATCCGAATTTCGGTGGCTGCGGGCGCACGATGACCGACGAGAACGGCTATTACCAGTTCCTCACGATACGTCCCGGCGCCTACCCGTGGCCGAACCGCGGCAATGACTGGCGTCCGATGCATATCCACATTTCGGTCTACGGTCACAGCTTCGGCCAGCGGCTGATCACCCAGATGTATTTCGAAGGCGATCCGCTGATCGACCATTGCCCGATCGCGGCGACGATCAAGTCGCGATCGCAGCTCGACCGGCTGGTCGCGCCGCTCGATCTGGCGCATTCGCGCCCGCTCGATTTCCTCGCCTACAAATTCGACATCGTGCTGCGGGGCCGCCGCCAGACCATGTTCGAAAACAAGCTGGAGGGCATGTGA